In a single window of the Dysgonomonas mossii genome:
- the hcp gene encoding hydroxylamine reductase encodes MFCYQCQETAHNTGCTVKGVCGKTSEVANLQDLLMFLLKGISYSTVELRKAGVEIPAYTNRFVMESLFMTITNANFDKERFVIRVREAINLRDELLLELKAKGGNTTPNLDCDCITWTTESVKEMEVKAGNVGILETKNEDIRSLRELLIYGIKGMAAYAEHASNLGYEDDDIHAFMQEALVATTQELSGDELTALVLKCGEYGVKTMALLDKANTSTYGNPEITKVNIGVRNNPGILISGHDLRDMQDLLEQTEGTGVDVYTHSEMLPAHYYPAFKKYSHFVGNYGSAWWRQNEDFESFNGVILFTTNCIVPPRSTSTYADKVYTTGASGFTGFQHIEDRKDGQPKDFSKLIEHAKQCKAPTEIESGEIIGGFAHAQVFALADKVVDAVKTGAIRKFFVMAGCDGRMKGRNYYTEFAENLPKDTVILTAGCAKYRYNKLPLGDIGGIPRVLDAGQCNDSYSLALIALKLKEVFELNDINELPIAYNIAWYEQKAVIVLLALLSLGVKNIHLGPTLPAFLSPNVAKVLVDNFGIGSITTPDEDMKMFLAS; translated from the coding sequence ATGTTTTGTTATCAGTGTCAGGAAACAGCTCACAATACAGGCTGTACGGTAAAAGGTGTTTGTGGAAAAACTTCGGAGGTTGCTAATCTTCAAGACTTGTTAATGTTTCTTCTCAAAGGAATCTCATACAGTACAGTAGAATTACGTAAAGCAGGTGTAGAAATACCCGCTTATACAAATCGCTTTGTAATGGAATCATTATTTATGACAATCACCAATGCAAACTTCGACAAAGAGCGTTTCGTAATACGTGTACGTGAAGCTATAAATCTGAGAGACGAACTTTTACTCGAATTAAAAGCTAAAGGAGGCAACACTACACCCAACCTAGATTGTGACTGCATTACTTGGACTACCGAAAGCGTAAAAGAAATGGAAGTGAAGGCTGGAAATGTAGGAATCCTTGAAACTAAAAATGAAGATATACGCTCGTTGCGTGAACTTCTTATCTATGGAATCAAAGGGATGGCAGCTTACGCTGAACATGCGTCAAATCTGGGATATGAGGATGATGACATCCATGCTTTTATGCAAGAAGCTTTAGTTGCAACAACCCAAGAATTAAGCGGAGACGAGCTTACAGCTCTTGTGCTTAAGTGTGGTGAATATGGTGTAAAAACAATGGCTTTGCTTGATAAGGCTAATACTTCTACATACGGAAATCCTGAAATTACAAAAGTAAATATCGGAGTTCGCAATAATCCTGGTATTCTTATCTCTGGTCACGACTTGCGTGATATGCAAGACCTGTTAGAACAAACAGAAGGAACAGGCGTAGATGTTTACACACACAGCGAAATGCTTCCGGCACATTACTACCCTGCATTTAAGAAATATAGCCATTTTGTAGGCAACTATGGTAGTGCTTGGTGGCGTCAGAACGAAGACTTTGAATCATTTAATGGTGTAATACTATTTACAACTAACTGTATTGTACCTCCACGTTCTACGTCAACCTACGCAGATAAAGTATATACTACCGGTGCATCAGGGTTTACCGGCTTCCAACATATAGAAGACAGAAAAGACGGGCAGCCTAAAGATTTTTCAAAATTGATAGAGCATGCAAAACAATGCAAAGCTCCTACTGAAATAGAGTCGGGAGAAATTATCGGAGGATTTGCTCACGCACAGGTATTCGCACTTGCTGACAAGGTTGTTGACGCTGTAAAAACAGGAGCTATACGTAAGTTCTTTGTAATGGCAGGTTGTGACGGTCGTATGAAAGGACGTAACTATTATACTGAATTTGCAGAAAATCTACCTAAAGATACAGTTATACTTACTGCCGGTTGTGCTAAGTATCGCTACAACAAATTGCCTCTGGGTGATATAGGTGGTATTCCTCGTGTTCTCGATGCCGGACAATGTAACGACAGTTACTCTCTCGCTTTGATTGCGCTGAAACTTAAAGAAGTTTTTGAACTAAATGACATTAATGAATTACCGATTGCATACAACATTGCATGGTACGAGCAAAAAGCTGTTATCGTTCTTCTTGCATTGTTATCACTCGGTGTAAAAAATATTCACTTAGGGCCAACACTCCCTGCATTCTTATCGCCTAACGTGGCTAAAGTGCTGGTTGATAATTTTGGTATTGGCTCTATTACCACACCTGACGAAGATATGAAGATGTTTCTTGCTTCATAA
- a CDS encoding Crp/Fnr family transcriptional regulator: protein MNSDLLFFCTMCREKSQEEIARLKCTIDHTIKHYKKGEYIAYQGDVISQLYMLSKGKVKTEIVSDSGLTLSVEEISAPYPLAAAFIFAENNRFPVDVIALDDSEILFITKDSVEKQMAKCPGFLRGFMAFNADRVQFLSERLKIFSQKGIKAKIAYYILQHDKNGSFELGKSIASLAEYFGVERPSLSRAISEMAASGIIEFEGGKGNILNYNEIKELLG from the coding sequence ATGAACTCTGACTTACTCTTTTTCTGTACAATGTGTCGTGAAAAATCTCAAGAAGAGATTGCTCGACTAAAGTGTACGATAGATCATACTATAAAGCATTATAAAAAAGGAGAATATATCGCCTATCAGGGCGATGTTATTTCACAGTTATATATGTTATCAAAAGGGAAAGTAAAAACAGAGATAGTTTCCGATTCGGGGCTTACTCTATCAGTAGAAGAAATTTCAGCTCCTTATCCTTTGGCTGCTGCTTTTATTTTTGCCGAAAATAATCGTTTTCCTGTGGATGTGATAGCTCTTGATGATAGCGAAATCTTATTTATCACCAAAGACTCTGTGGAGAAACAAATGGCTAAATGTCCCGGATTTTTGCGAGGTTTTATGGCCTTCAATGCCGATCGTGTCCAATTCTTATCCGAAAGGCTCAAAATATTCTCACAAAAAGGAATTAAAGCTAAAATAGCATATTACATTTTGCAGCACGATAAAAACGGATCTTTTGAACTAGGGAAAAGTATCGCATCTCTTGCCGAGTATTTTGGTGTAGAACGTCCTTCCCTATCCAGAGCTATTTCAGAAATGGCTGCCAGTGGAATCATAGAATTTGAAGGAGGTAAAGGTAATATACTAAACTATAATGAAATAAAAGAATTGTTAGGATAA
- a CDS encoding DUF1858 domain-containing protein, which translates to MDINLHIKVSDLLDAYPHLEDTLLELSPAFSKLRNPILRRTVAKVTTLQQAAKVAGISPILLLETLRQAAGLPIDNSNESIDIDNEQKDKPEWFGEMNITIRFDARPIIESGENPMQEIIRLSKELQNNQIMELTAPFKPVPIMDLLKSKGFEVWYNNGKAYFIQQNQ; encoded by the coding sequence ATGGATATTAATCTACATATAAAGGTTTCTGATTTGCTGGATGCATATCCTCACTTAGAGGATACACTATTGGAACTTTCTCCTGCATTCTCTAAACTGCGGAATCCTATTTTGCGCCGTACTGTAGCAAAGGTTACGACATTACAGCAGGCTGCAAAAGTTGCGGGCATCTCCCCTATTCTACTTCTTGAAACACTGCGCCAAGCCGCCGGGTTGCCTATTGATAACAGTAATGAATCAATAGATATAGATAATGAACAGAAAGATAAGCCGGAATGGTTTGGCGAAATGAATATCACAATTCGGTTTGATGCTCGTCCTATTATAGAGTCTGGAGAAAACCCCATGCAAGAGATTATCCGGTTATCAAAGGAATTGCAAAACAATCAGATTATGGAATTAACTGCACCATTCAAGCCCGTACCAATCATGGATTTGCTAAAATCAAAAGGATTTGAAGTATGGTATAATAACGGTAAAGCTTATTTCATACAACAAAATCAATGA
- a CDS encoding DUF438 domain-containing protein, whose amino-acid sequence MSELINNSEKRKELLKHLILQLHNGEAPEQVKSRLINLLHSVPYNEVVEVEQELIAEGLPEEDILRLCDIHTAVLDGSIDTSTAKGVPDGHPVDTFIKENRELEKRIDLTYGMFDVLKNLKDSDIADYTMGLRSLFNQLSDVDKHYLRKEYLLFPFLEKAGITGPPKVMWGKHDETRELLKAAHEALKSELTREELETVCSLVLQPAIDAIEGMIMKEEQILLPMCLDTLTDENWYQIHKETTIYGFCLYDPSVEWKPELVKQEEAIFMPGNAIKLSSGNFDIKELEALFVTLPVDITFVDKDDKVKFFSHSPNRVFERNRSIIGRDVRMCHPPHSVHIVEQIIDDFKTGKENKAAFWISNFKGRFVHIDYTALRGQDGEYLGVIEITQDITDLRKLEGDQRLLSYSK is encoded by the coding sequence ATGAGCGAGCTAATCAATAATTCCGAAAAAAGAAAAGAGTTACTTAAACATCTTATTCTTCAATTACATAACGGCGAAGCTCCCGAACAAGTGAAAAGCCGTCTGATAAATTTACTGCACTCGGTTCCATACAATGAGGTAGTAGAGGTAGAGCAGGAATTGATAGCTGAAGGTCTTCCCGAAGAAGATATATTACGTCTCTGTGATATACACACGGCTGTACTCGACGGAAGTATAGATACCTCAACCGCCAAAGGTGTACCTGATGGACATCCTGTAGATACTTTTATCAAAGAAAACAGAGAACTGGAAAAGCGCATCGACCTGACTTATGGGATGTTCGATGTGTTGAAAAACTTGAAAGATAGTGACATTGCAGATTATACGATGGGATTGCGAAGCCTCTTTAATCAACTATCGGATGTAGATAAACACTATTTGCGCAAAGAGTATCTACTGTTTCCATTTTTGGAGAAGGCAGGAATTACAGGTCCACCGAAAGTGATGTGGGGTAAACATGATGAAACCCGGGAATTATTGAAAGCCGCTCATGAAGCTCTCAAAAGCGAACTGACAAGAGAAGAGCTGGAAACAGTTTGCTCTTTGGTTTTGCAACCTGCTATCGATGCAATAGAAGGCATGATAATGAAAGAAGAACAAATTCTATTGCCAATGTGCTTGGATACACTCACTGACGAAAATTGGTATCAAATACATAAAGAAACAACGATATACGGTTTTTGCCTTTATGATCCAAGCGTAGAATGGAAACCCGAACTTGTAAAGCAAGAAGAAGCGATCTTTATGCCGGGTAATGCAATTAAGCTATCTTCAGGCAACTTCGACATAAAGGAGTTAGAAGCTCTATTTGTTACTCTTCCGGTAGATATCACATTTGTTGATAAAGATGATAAAGTAAAGTTCTTTTCTCATAGTCCTAATCGTGTATTTGAGCGAAATCGTTCTATTATCGGGCGTGATGTACGTATGTGCCATCCTCCCCACAGCGTTCATATCGTAGAACAAATCATTGATGACTTCAAGACCGGCAAAGAAAACAAAGCCGCATTTTGGATATCTAACTTCAAAGGACGCTTTGTGCATATAGATTATACCGCTCTCAGGGGACAGGACGGAGAATATTTAGGCGTGATAGAAATTACTCAGGATATAACCGATTTGCGAAAGCTGGAAGGAGATCAGAGGTTACTTTCTTATTCAAAATAA
- a CDS encoding cupin domain-containing protein gives METNTFAKATVFNIAGQIDYSTGGIVSKQILKNRAGNVTLFSFDKGQGLSEHTAPFDALVQVLDGEAEIRINGEPHRVKAGEIIIMPANITHALQAVKSFKMLLTMIKE, from the coding sequence ATGGAAACAAATACATTCGCTAAAGCAACCGTATTCAATATTGCGGGGCAAATCGATTATTCCACAGGAGGAATAGTAAGCAAACAAATACTTAAAAACCGAGCAGGAAATGTTACATTATTTTCCTTCGATAAAGGACAAGGACTTAGCGAGCATACAGCACCTTTCGATGCGCTTGTACAAGTATTGGATGGTGAAGCTGAAATTCGCATAAATGGCGAACCTCATAGGGTAAAGGCAGGTGAGATTATTATAATGCCGGCCAACATAACTCATGCACTTCAAGCTGTGAAGTCTTTTAAGATGTTATTAACCATGATAAAAGAATAG